AAGTCAAGTTCAAATCAAAATCTTTAGTCAGCTGGCCTATAAGCCGGGTTCTGTAATATCCGCTAAAAAAACAAACATTGATGACCATTCATCTAGACTTAATGTTACCATCAAGCTCAAGCAACCAACCCGGATGAAGTGAGGAAACACACCTCAAATTAATTCAAAGAATTAACCTGAAACATCCCTATTTGGTTTTGCTCCGGATGGGGTTTACCCTGCCACATCTTTTACAAGATGCGCGGTGCGCTCTTACCGCACCCTTTCACCCTTACCTAAACAAGTCAGGCGGTATTCTTTCTGCGGCACTTTCCCTAAGGTTCAACTTCCATGCAAGCATGAAGGCCTCCCTCGCCGGGGTTTCCCCGGCATCCTGTTTCCCTGGAGCCCGGACTTTCCTCTTAAACCCTAAAAAAAATAGAGCCAAGCGATCATCCAGCCAGCTGACATGATATGGTGATGCAATCAATCTAAAGAAAGGTCAAGCTTTAATAATATCGAGCAATTGATCAACAAGCCTAATCGTTTGAAAATCAGGTTTCCCATCAACTCTTGATGGGCGATAATGCCGTTGAAAAGCTGTGATAACCTGCACGGTGCGCTGATCTAACTCACCGGTAACTTCAAGCCCATAACCAATAGCCACAAACTTGTTCTGCAAATCCATCAATAAAGCCTCTTGCAGGTCAGGACATGCATTATCACCGCTACTCTCAGGATCAAGCCAAAGTCCAATTCCTCTTCTGGCAAGGCCCGCCCAATCAAAATGCGCACCAGGATCTTGCTTCCTATGTGGCGCAACATCAGAATGTCCTAAAACTCTTTTGGGGTGTATTTTATGACGTTTAACTATATCAGCACAAAGCTCAGTCACGGCCGCCATTTGCGCGGCACCATAGGCCGGCACACGTGTCAGAGCAGCACCTTGATTTTGAATTTCAATTCCAATTGAACAAGAATTTATATCAGCCTCACCCGCCCATTCAGATTCGCCAGCATGCCAGGCCCTGTGTTTCTCTGCGACCATCTGAATGATCCGCCCTCTTCCATCAACCAAATAATGTGAAGAAACCCCACCTTCAGGCGTAGTCAGCAATTGAAGCGCATAATCATTCGTAGGTGTCGCCGTATAATGGAGCAACAACAAGTCAATTTTAACGATCGGACTTTGTATCGCCCCAGAAGCACACAAATTCACAGTCGGCCGCCGTTCGTTAAAATTTACAGACGGCACCCAATCTCCCTCTTTCAAAAGGGCTGTATCTGTTGGAACAGGCAGGCTTGAAACATCAATATCTTCAGACACATCAATTCCTTATTTTTTGGTGCTTTGGTTAAAGCCCGCGCTGTTTGGAAACAGCATCATAAGCCTCATTAATCCCTTGCAACCGTTCAGTCGCAATCGCGATAAATTCTTCAGGCACACCGCGCGCAATTAATTTATCAGGATGATTATCACGGACAAGCTGGCGATAATGTGATTTCAAATCATCATCAGCAATTTCCGGCTCAACACCTAAAATTTGATAGGGGTTCTCTTCTTTATTAAGCACATGCCGTGCCTGAATATTCGCAAATTCACTTTCAGAGAAGCCAAAAATACGAGCAACCTCTTCTAGAAAAGCAATCTCATTTGGATGAAGAATATTATCGGCTTTGGCAATATGAAACAATCCATCAAGCACATCAGATAAAATCTGCTTATCACCGCTCATGCAAGTTGCCAACTGTTTTGCATAGGCATCAAATCCAGCAACGTCTTGCTTTGCCAAATCAAAAAGACGAGCCACATTCTTCACATCATCATCCGGCACCTTAAAAACTTCTTTAAAAGCTTTGATCTCATCTTGAACAACAACACCATCTGCCTTGGCCATTTTAGCACCAAGCGCAATCACACCTACCGTAAAAGCAACTTCACAATCACTAGGGCGATCTTCTTCCATCCAATGGTCCACAGCGAAATGCCCGGCCATTAAGCCAAGCACACCACCAACTGGCCCTCCAACGGCAAGACCAGCAGCACCACCAGCAAGTTTCCCCCAAATCGACATTTTGCAAACTTTCTTAAAACAAGATGCCAGCCCTCAAAGCAAGCAGCCAACATCTCCTATTCAATATAAAACGAACCGGAAAACCAAACCGATCCGCATCTCTTTTATTTTCTCTTTTATGTGTTATTTATAGTATGTTTTCACCAATTTAACAGCCCCTTTAAAATTGCCAGTCACTCAATAAAATTCATACAGAAGAAAACCTGTTTTTTGCATTTTACCATAAACCGAAAAAACATATATCGAGCTAAAATGAGCACCAGAAAATCCACGAAACCACAAAAAGAAAACCTAAAACAAAACAAAAAATGGTCTTTCTGGATCGATCGCGGGGGCACATTCACAGATATCCTCGCAAAAGCCCCAAATGGTGATTTAACCCCCCTTAAGCTCCTTTCAGAAAACCCGGAAAGCTATGAAGACGCTGCCATCGAAGGCATAAGACAATCATTTAAGCTTAATCCAGATGAGCCAATTCCAGCCCATATGATTGATACGATTAAAATGGGAACAACCGTCGCAACAAATGCTCTCCTTGAGCATAAAGGAGAACCAACTCTCTTATTAACAAGTTCAGGACTATCAGATGTATTGGAAATCGGCACTCAAGCCAGAGCAGATATTTTCGCGTTAAACATCATCAAACCTCAAATGCTTTATAGCAAAACCTTAGCTATCGAAGAACGCATAAATGCTGATGGCACCATAATCATCCCTCTCAACATAGAAAAAACCAAAGAAATTCTACAAAAGCATTTTAACAATGGCTTGCGTTCAGTAGCCATTCTTTTCATGCACAGCTATAAATACCCGGCTCACGAACAAGCAGTCGCCAAATGTGCCAAAGAAATCGGTTACACACAAATCTCCACCAGCCATAAAACCAGCCCGTTGATAAAATATATCCCGCGCGGTGATACAACGGTGATAGATGCCTACCTCTCACCAATCTTGCATCACTACACATCCCAAATAGCTAACAAGCTAAACATCAACAAATCAAATACTAACTCACCAAATATCGACCTCACCTTCATGACCTCGTCAGGCGGGCTAACCTCTTATGATAATTTTGATGGCAAGGATGCAATTTTGTCAGGCCCAGCCGGCGGAATCGTAGGTGCAGCGCAAACAGCGGCGAATGCAGGCATCAATAAAATCTTATGTTTCGATATGGGCGGCACTTCAACCGATGTAGCCCATTTTGCAGGCAACTATGACGTGAGCTTCGAAACAGAAATTGCAGGCCACCGCCTCCAGTCCCCAATGCTTCACATTCACACCGTCGCTGCTGGCGGTGGCTCCATTCTCACTTACAAAAACCAAAGACTGGCCACTGGACCAGAAAGTGCCGGGGCAAACCCCGGCCCCATGAGTTATGGCAAAGGCGGCCCCTTAACGGTCACAGATGCCAACCTCATGACAGGCCGCATCAACAAAGATCATTTCCCGCATATTTTCGGCGCAGATCAAAACGAACCACTAAACCTTGAGGCTGTAAAAAATGCTTTTCAAAAGCGCGCCGCCGAAATTAACGAACAATCTGGGGCGAATCTCACAGCTGAAAGCTGCGCTGAAGGTTATTTGAAAATCGC
The sequence above is a segment of the Hyphomicrobiales bacterium 4NK60-0047b genome. Coding sequences within it:
- a CDS encoding N-acetylmuramoyl-L-alanine amidase, translated to MSEDIDVSSLPVPTDTALLKEGDWVPSVNFNERRPTVNLCASGAIQSPIVKIDLLLLHYTATPTNDYALQLLTTPEGGVSSHYLVDGRGRIIQMVAEKHRAWHAGESEWAGEADINSCSIGIEIQNQGAALTRVPAYGAAQMAAVTELCADIVKRHKIHPKRVLGHSDVAPHRKQDPGAHFDWAGLARRGIGLWLDPESSGDNACPDLQEALLMDLQNKFVAIGYGLEVTGELDQRTVQVITAFQRHYRPSRVDGKPDFQTIRLVDQLLDIIKA
- a CDS encoding DnaJ family molecular chaperone, with the translated sequence MSIWGKLAGGAAGLAVGGPVGGVLGLMAGHFAVDHWMEEDRPSDCEVAFTVGVIALGAKMAKADGVVVQDEIKAFKEVFKVPDDDVKNVARLFDLAKQDVAGFDAYAKQLATCMSGDKQILSDVLDGLFHIAKADNILHPNEIAFLEEVARIFGFSESEFANIQARHVLNKEENPYQILGVEPEIADDDLKSHYRQLVRDNHPDKLIARGVPEEFIAIATERLQGINEAYDAVSKQRGL